In Homo sapiens chromosome 22 genomic patch of type NOVEL, GRCh38.p14 PATCHES HSCHR22_7_CTG1, one DNA window encodes the following:
- the TCF20 gene encoding transcription factor 20 isoform 2 (isoform 2 is encoded by transcript variant 2), with protein sequence MQSFREQSSYHGNQQSYPQEVHGSSRLEEFSPRQAQMFQNFGGTGGSSGSSGSGSGGGRRGAAAAAAAMASETSGHQGYQGFRKEAGDFYYMAGNKDPVTTGTPQPPQRRPSGPVQSYGPPQGSSFGNQYGSEGHVGQFQAQHSGLGGVSHYQQDYTGPFSPGSAQYQQQASSQQQQQQVQQLRQQLYQSHQPLPQATGQPASSSSHLQPMQRPSTLPSSAAGYQLRVGQFGQHYQSSASSSSSSSFPSPQRFSQSGQSYDGSYNVNAGSQYEGHNVGSNAQAYGTQSNYSYQPQSMKNFEQAKIPQGTQQGQQQQQPQQQQHPSQHVMQYTNAATKLPLQSQVGQYNQPEVPVRSPMQFHQNFSPISNPSPAASVVQSPSCSSTPSPLMQTGENLQCGQGSVPMGSRNRILQLMPQLSPTPSMMPSPNSHAAGFKGFGLEGVPEKRLTDPGLSSLSALSTQVANLPNTVQHMLLSDALTPQKKTSKRPSSSKKADSCTNSEGSSQPEEQLKSPMAESLDGGCSSSSEDQGERVRQLSGQSTSSDTTYKGGASEKAGSSPAQGAQNEPPRLNASPAAREEATSPGAKDMPLSSDGNPKVNEKTVGVIVSREAMTGRVEKPGGQDKGSQEDDPAATQRPPSNGGAKETSHASLPQPEPPGGGGSKGNKNGDNNSNHNGEGNGQSGHSAAGPGFTSRTEPSKSPGSLRYSYKDSFGSAVPRNVSGFPQYPTGQEKGDFTGHGERKGRNEKFPSLLQEVLQGYHHHPDRRYSRSTQEHQGMAGSLEGTTRPNVLVSQTNELASRGLLNKSIGSLLENPHWGPWERKSSSTAPEMKQINLTDYPIPRKFEIEPQSSAHEPGGSLSERRSVICDISPLRQIVRDPGAHSLGHMSADTRIGRNDRLNPTLSQSVILPGGLVSMETKLKSQSGQIKEEDFEQSKSQASFNNKKSGDHCHPPSIKHESYRGNASPGAATHDSLSDYGPQDSRPTPMRRVPGRVGGREGMRGRSPSQYHDFAEKLKMSPGRSRGPGGDPHHMNPHMTFSERANRSSLHTPFSPNSETLASAYHANTRAHAYGDPNAGLNSQLHYKRQMYQQQPEEYKDWSSGSAQGVIAAAQHRQEGPRKSPRQQQFLDRVRSPLKNDKDGMMYGPPVGTYHDPSAQEAGRCLMSSDGLPNKGMELKHGSQKLQESCWDLSRQTSPAKSSGPPGMSSQKRYGPPHETDGHGLAEATQSSKPGSVMLRLPGQEDHSSQNPLIMRRRVRSFISPIPSKRQSQDVKNSSTEDKGRLLHSSKEGADKAFNSYAHLSHSQDIKSIPKRDSSKDLPSPDSRNCPAVTLTSPAKTKILPPRKGRGLKLEAIVQKITSPNIRRSASSNSAEAGGDTVTLDDILSLKSGPPEGGSVAVQDADIEKRKGEVASDLVSPANQELHVEKPLPRSSEEWRGSVDDKVKTETHAETVTAGKEPPGAMTSTTSQKPGSNQGRPDGSLGGTAPLIFPDSKNVPPVGILAPEANPKAEEKENDTVTISPKQEGFPPKGYFPSGKKKGRPIGSVNKQKKQQQPPPPPPQPPQIPEGSADGEPKPKKQRQRRERRKPGAQPRKRKTKQAVPIVEPQEPEIKLKYATQPLDKTDAKNKSFYPYIHVVNKCELGAVCTIINAEEEEQTKLVRGRKGQRSLTPPPSSTESKALPASSFMLQGPVVTESSVMGHLVCCLCGKWASYRNMGDLFGPFYPQDYAATLPKNPPPKRATEMQSKVKVRHKSASNGSKTDTEEEEEQQQQQKEQRSLAAHPRFKRRHRSEDCGGGPRSLSRGLPCKKAATEGSSEKTVLDSKPSVPTTSEGGPELELQIPELPLDSNEFWVHEGCILWANGIYLVCGRLYGLQEALEIAREMKCSHCQEAGATLGCYNKGCSFRYHYPCAIDADCLLHEENFSVRCPKHKVRLWR encoded by the coding sequence ATGCAGTCCTTTCGGGAGCAAAGCAGTTACCACGGAAACCAGCAAAGCTACCCACAGGAGGTACACGGCTCATCCCGGCTAGAAGAGTTCAGCCCTCGTCAGGCCCAGATGTTCCAGAATTTTGGAGGTACAGGTGGCAGTAgtggcagcagtggcagtggcagtggtggtggacGACGAGGAGCAGCAGCTGCTGCGGCAGCGATGGCTAGCGAGACCTCTGGCCATCAAGGTTACCAGGGTTTCAGGAAAGAGGCTGGAGATTTTTACTACATGGCAGGCAACAAAGACCCCGTGACTACAGGAACCCCACAGCCTCCTCAGCGAAGGCCTTCTGGGCCTGTGCAGAGCTATGGACCCCCCCAGGGGAGCAGCTTTGGCAATCAGTATGGGAGTGAGGGTCATGTGGGCCAGTTTCAAGCACAGCACTCTGGCCTTGGCGGTGTGTCACATTATCAGCAGGATTACACTGGGCCTTTCTCTCCAGGGAGTGCTCAGTACCAACAGCAGGcttccagccagcagcagcagcagcaagtcCAGCAGTTGAGACAACAGCTTTACCAGTCCCATCAGCCCCTGCCACAGGCCACTGGCCAACCAGCATCCAGCTCATCCCATCTACAGCCAATGCAGCGGCCCTCAACTCTGCCATCCTCTGCTGCTGGTTACCAGTTAAGAGTGGGTCAGTTTGGCCAACACTATCAGtcttctgcttcctcctcctcctcctcctccttcccttcaccACAGCGTTTTAGCCAGTCTGGACAGAGCTATGATGGCAGTTACAATGTGAATGCTGGATCTCAGTATGAAGGACACAATGTGGGTTCTAATGCACAGGCTTATGGAACACAATCCAATTACAGCTATCAGCCTCAATCTATGAAGAATTTTGAACAGGCAAAGATTCCACAAGGGACCCAacaggggcagcagcagcagcaaccgCAGCAACAACAACACCCTTCTCAGCATGTGATGCAGTATACTAACGCTGCCACCAAGCTGCCCCTGCAAAGCCAAGTGGGGCAGTACAACCAGCCTGAGGTTCCTGTGAGGTCCCCCATGCAGTTTCACCAGAACTTCAGCCCCATTTCTAACCCTTCTCCAGCTGCCTCTGTGGTTCAGTCTCCAAGCTGTAGTTCTACCCCATCTCCTCTCATGCAGACTGGGGAGAATCTCCAGTGTGGGCAAGGCAGTGTGCCTATGGGTTCCAGAAACAGAATTTTACAGTTAATGCCTCAACTCAGTCCAACCCCATCAATGATGCCCAGTCCTAATTCTCATGCTGCAGGCTTCAAAGGGTTTGGACTAGAAGGGGTACCAGAAAAGCGACTGACAGATCCTGGGTTGAGTAGTTTGAGTGCTCTGAGTACTCAAGTGGCCAATCTTCCTAACACTGTCCAGCACATGTTACTTTCTGATGCCCTGACTCCTCAGAAGAAGACCTCCAAGAGGCCCTCATCTTCCAAGAAAGCAGATAGCTGCACAAATTCTGAAGGCTCCTCACAACCTGAAGAACAGCTGAAGTCCCCTATGGCAGAGTCATTAGATGGAGGCTGCTCCAGCAGTTCAGAGGATCAAGGCGAGAGAGTGCGGCAACTAAGTGGCCAGAGCACCAGCTCTGACACCACCTACAAGGGTGGAGCCTCTGAGAAAGCTGGCTCCTCACCGGCACAAGGTGCTCAGAATGAACCCCCCAGACTCAATGCTAGTCCTGCCGCAAGAGAAGAGGCCACCTCACCAGGCGCTAAGGACATGCCATTGTCATCCGACGGGAACCCAAAGGTTAATGAGAAGACTGTTGGGGTGATTGTCTCCCGGGAAGCCATGACAGGTCGGGTAGAAAAGCCTGGTGGACAAGATAAAGGCTCCCAAGAGGATGATCCTGCAGCCACTCAAAGGCCACCTAGCAATGGTGGGGCAAAGGAAACCAGTCATGCATCACTTCCCCAGCCAGAGcctccaggaggaggagggagcaaAGGAAACAAGAATGGCGATAACAACTCCAACCATAATGGAGAAGGAAATGGCCAGAGTGGCCACTCTGCAGCGGGCCCTGGTTTTACGAGCAGAACTGAGCCTAGCAAATCTCCTGGAAGTCTGCGCTATAGTTACAAAGATAGTTTCGGGTCAGCCGTGCCACGAAATGTCAGTGGCTTTCCTCAGTATCCTACAGGGCAAGAAAAGGGAGATTTCACTGGCCATGGGGAACGAAAGggtagaaatgaaaaattccCAAGCCTCCTGCAGGAAGTGCTTCAGGGTTACCACCACCACCCTGACAGGAGATATTCTAGGAGTACTCAAGAGCATCAGGGGATGGCTGGTAGCCTAGAAGGAACCACAAGGCCCAATGTCTTGGTTAGTCAAACCAATGAATTAGCTAGCAGGGGCCTTCTGAACAAAAGCATTGGGTCTCTATTAGAAAATCCCCACTGGGGCCCCTGGGAAAGGAAATCAAGCAGCACAGCTCCTGAAATGAAACAGATCAATTTGACTGACTATCCAATTCCCAGAAAGTTTGAAATAGAGCCTCAGTCATCAGCACATGAGCCTGGGGGTTCCCTCTCTGAAAGAAGATCAGTGATCTGTGATATTTCTCCACTAAGACAGATTGTCAGGGACCCAGGGGCTCACTCACTGGGACACATGAGTGCCGACACCAGAATTGGGAGGAATGACCGTCTCAATCCAACTTTAAGTCAGTCGGTCATTCTTCCTGGTGGTTTGGTGTCCATGGAAACCAAGCTGAAATCCCAGAGCGGGCAGATAAAAGAGGAAGACTTTGAACAGTCTAAATCTCAAGCTAGTTTCAACAACAAGAAATCTGGAGACCACTGCCATCCTCCTAGCATCAAGCATGAGTCTTACCGCGGCAATGCCAGCCCTGGAGCAGCAACCCATGATTCCCTTTCAGACTATGGCCCGCAAGACAGCAGACCCACGCCAATGCGGCGGGTCCCTGGCAGAGTTGGTGGTCGGGAGGGCATGAGGGGTCGGTCCCCTTCTCAATATCATGACTttgcagaaaaattgaaaatgtctCCTGGGCGGAGCAGAGGCCCAGGGGGAGACCCTCATCACATGAATCCACACATGACCTTTTCAGAGAGGGCTAACCGGAGTTCTTTACACACTCCCTTTTCTCCCAACTCAGAAACCCTGGCCTCTGCTTATCATGCAAATACTCGGGCTCATGCTTATGGGGACCCTAACGCAGGTTTGAATTCTCAGCTGCATTATAAGAGACAGATGTACCAACAGCAACCAGAGGAGTATAAAGACTGGAGCAGCGGTTCTGCTCAGGGAGTAATTGCTGCAGCACAGCACAGGCAGGAGGGGCCACGGAAGAGTCCAAGGCAGCAGCAGTTTCTTGACAGAGTACGGAGCCCTCTGAAAAATGACAAAGATGGTATGATGTATGGCCCACCAGTGGGGACTTACCATGACCCCAGTGCCCAGGAGGCTGGGCGCTGCCTAATGTCTAGTGATGGTCTGCCTAACAAGGGCATGGAATTAAAGCATGGCTCCCAGAAGTTACAAGAATCCTGTTGGGATCTTTCTCGGCAAACTTCTCCAGCCAAAAGCAGCGGTCCTCCAGGAATGTCCAGTCAAAAAAGGTATGGGCCGCCCCATGAGACTGATGGACATGGACTAGCTGAGGCTACACAGTCATCCAAACCTGGTAGTGTTATGCTGAGACTTCCAGGCCAGGAGGATCATTCTTCTCAAAACCCCTTAATCATGAGGAGGCGTGTTCGTTCTTTTATCTCTCCCATTCCCAGTAAGAGACAGTCACAAGATGTAAAGAACAGTAGCACTGAAGATAAAGGTCGCCTCCTTCACTCATCAAAAGAAGGCGCTGATAAAGCATTCAATTCCTATGCCCATCTTTCTCACAGTCAGGATATCAAGTCTATCCCTAAGAGAGATTCCTCCAAGGACCTTCCAAGTCCAGATAGTAGAAACTGCCCTGCTGTTACCCTCACAAGCCCTGCTAAGACCAAAATACTGCCCCCACGGAAAGGACGGGGATTGAAATTGGAAGCTATAGTTCAGAAGATTACATCCCCAAATATTAGGAGGAGCGCATCTTCGAACAGTGCGGAGGCTGGGGGAGACACGGTTACGCTTGATGATATACTGTCTTTGAAGAGTGGTCCTCCTGAAGGTGGGAGTGTTGCTGTTCAGGATGCTGacatagagaagagaaaaggtgAGGTGGCTTCGGACCTAGTCAGTCCAGCAAACCAGGAGTTGCACGTAGAGAAACCTCTTCCAAGGTCTTCAGAAGAGTGGCGTGGCAGCGTGGATGACAAAGTGAAGACAGAGACACATGCAGAAACAGTTACTGCCGGAAAGGAACCCCCTGGTGCCATGACATCCACAACCTCACAGAAGCCTGGTAGTAACCAAGGGAGACCAGATGGTTCCCTGGGTGGAACAGCACCTTTAATCTTTCCAGACTCAAAGAATGTACCTCCAGTGGGCATATTGGCCCCTGAGGCAAACCCCAAGGCTGAAGAGAAGGAGAACGATACAGTGACGATTTCACCGAAGCAAGAGGGTTTCCCTCCAAAGGGATATTTCCCAtcaggaaagaagaaggggagaCCCATTGGTAGTGTGAATAAGCAAAAGAAACAGCAGCAGCCACCGCCTCCACCCCCTCAGCCCCCACAGATACCAGAAGGTTCTGCAGATGGAGAGCCAAAGCCAAAAAAACAGaggcaaaggagggagagaaggaagcctGGGGCCCAGCCGAGGAAGCGAAAAACCAAACAAGCAGTTCCCATTGTGGAACCCCAAGAACCTGAGATCAAACTAAAATATGCCACCCAGCCACTGGATAAAACTGATGCCAAGAACAAGTCTTTTTACCCTTACATCCATGTAGTAAATAAGTGTGAACTTGGAGCCGTTTGTACAATCATCAATGCTGAGGAAGAAGAACAGACCAAATTAGTGAGGGGCAGGAAGGGTCAGAGGTCACTGACCCCTCCACCTAGCAGCACTGAAAGCAAGGCGCTCCCGGCCTCGTCCTTTATGCTGCAGGGACCTGTTGTGACAGAGTCTTCGGTTATGGGGCACCTGGTTTGCTGTCTGTGTGGCAAGTGGGCCAGTTACCGGAACATGGGTGACCTCTTTGGACCTTTTTATCCCCAAGATTATGCAGCCACTCTCCCGAAGAATCCACCTCCTAAGAGGGCCACAGAAATGCAGAGCAAAGTTAAGGTACGGCACAAAAGTGCTTCTAATGGCTCCAAGACGGacactgaggaggaggaagagcagcagcagcagcagaaggagCAGAGAAGCCTGGCCGCACACCCCAGGTTTAAGCGGCGCCACCGCTCGGAAGACTGTGGTGGAGGCCCTCGGTCCCTGTCCAGGGGGCTCCCTTGTAAAAAAGCAGCCACTGAGGGCAGCAGTGAAAAGACTGTTTTGGACTCGAAGCCCTCCGTGCCCACCACTTCAGAAGGTGGCCCTGAGCTGGAGTTACAAATCCCTGAACTACCTCTTGACAGCAATGAATTTTGGGTCCATGAGGGTTGTATTCTCTGGGCCAATGGAATCTACCTGGTTTGTGGCAGGCTCTATGGCCTGCAGGAAGCGCTGGAAATAGCCAGAGAGATG